A region of Bacteroidia bacterium DNA encodes the following proteins:
- a CDS encoding YetF domain-containing protein → MHAILIIVLRSSIVYLSIILFIRLFGKKEISQLSVIDLVFILLISNSVQNAMVGDDSSLQGGLIAAATLFGINAVLRYFSYRNKKIAELLQGSPVLLVYSGHILEDHLKKEHISMDELEEAIREHGVKNIKEVNLAMLETDGNISILSENFTKRTARRRRPHKALMNSNSV, encoded by the coding sequence ATGCACGCTATTTTAATTATTGTTCTGCGTTCTTCCATCGTTTATCTTTCGATCATCCTATTCATTCGGCTTTTCGGTAAAAAAGAAATCTCTCAACTTTCGGTTATTGATTTAGTTTTTATTTTATTGATAAGCAATTCCGTACAAAACGCCATGGTTGGCGACGACAGCAGTTTGCAAGGCGGATTAATTGCAGCAGCTACCCTTTTCGGAATCAATGCGGTGTTACGTTATTTTTCATATCGAAATAAAAAAATTGCAGAACTCCTACAAGGCTCGCCGGTATTACTAGTTTACAGTGGACATATTTTAGAGGATCATCTAAAAAAAGAACATATTTCGATGGACGAATTAGAAGAAGCCATACGCGAACACGGCGTGAAAAACATCAAAGAGGTAAATTTGGCAATGCTGGAAACAGATGGAAACATTAGCATCTTATCCGAAAACTTCACAAAAAGAACAGCTCGAAGACGCCGACCGCACAAAGCCTTGATGAATAGTAATTCGGTATAA
- a CDS encoding TlpA family protein disulfide reductase: protein MKMSFKTPIKKIIFLTFLVGFFSMNVLAQTIPLIKVTDLLKRIKSNNDTTYVVNFWATWCVPCVREMPNFEKVNEEFKNEKVKVLLVSINFPKELDSLVIPYVKRKKIKSEVMLLNELDMDYFVPLVSPKWHYADIPATLFVNNKKDVYDFYQQEMTLDFLEQKIKALKN, encoded by the coding sequence ATGAAAATGTCTTTTAAAACACCTATCAAAAAAATAATTTTTCTGACTTTCCTTGTCGGCTTTTTTTCGATGAATGTGCTCGCACAAACTATTCCTCTCATTAAAGTAACCGATTTGTTAAAACGCATCAAAAGCAATAACGACACTACTTATGTGGTTAATTTTTGGGCAACTTGGTGCGTGCCTTGTGTACGCGAAATGCCTAATTTCGAAAAAGTAAATGAAGAATTTAAAAACGAAAAGGTGAAAGTGTTATTGGTAAGTATTAATTTCCCGAAAGAGTTAGACAGTCTTGTTATTCCTTACGTAAAACGAAAAAAAATAAAATCGGAAGTGATGTTGTTGAACGAATTAGACATGGATTATTTTGTGCCTTTGGTTAGTCCGAAGTGGCATTACGCCGATATTCCAGCTACTTTGTTTGTGAACAATAAAAAAGACGTGTACGATTTTTATCAACAAGAAATGACCCTTGATTTCTTGGAACAAAAAATTAAGGCTTTGAAAAATTAA
- a CDS encoding SemiSWEET transporter — protein MHTFTIIGLAAATCTTISFLPQAIQVIKTKHTKDLSLAMYLTLTIGVFLWLVYGIMISDLPVIIANAITLIFASTILIMKLKYK, from the coding sequence ATGCACACATTTACAATAATCGGTTTAGCTGCTGCTACTTGTACAACTATTTCATTCTTACCACAAGCCATTCAAGTAATAAAAACTAAACACACGAAAGATTTATCTCTTGCGATGTATTTAACTTTAACAATTGGAGTTTTCTTGTGGCTTGTTTATGGAATTATGATTTCAGATTTACCCGTGATTATTGCAAATGCAATTACGTTGATATTTGCATCTACAATTTTGATAATGAAACTTAAATACAAATAA
- a CDS encoding SDR family oxidoreductase: MAYNLLKGKRGIISGALDTNSIAWKVAEKAHAEGAIFTLTNAPIAMRMGEINKLAESTKSQIIAADATSVEDLTNLFTKSQEVLGGKIDFVLHSIGMSPNIRKGLPYTDLNYDFFHKSVDVSAISLHKMLSVAKKLDAINDWGSVVALSYIAAQRTYPFYNDMAEAKAMLESIARSFGYHYGKEKKVRINTVSQSPTKTTAGSGIKGFEDFYNFADSVSPLGNASAEACADYCITLFSDLTKMVTMQNLFHDGGYSNTGISAEAMEKFAK; encoded by the coding sequence ATGGCATATAACTTACTAAAAGGCAAACGCGGAATTATTTCCGGAGCATTGGATACCAACTCCATTGCATGGAAAGTGGCAGAGAAAGCCCATGCCGAAGGAGCTATTTTTACACTCACCAACGCTCCAATTGCAATGCGAATGGGCGAAATAAATAAATTGGCTGAAAGCACTAAATCGCAAATTATCGCTGCTGACGCTACTTCTGTGGAAGATTTGACGAATCTATTTACGAAATCGCAAGAAGTGTTAGGCGGAAAAATTGATTTTGTGTTGCATTCCATCGGAATGTCGCCGAACATCCGCAAAGGACTTCCGTACACCGATTTGAATTACGATTTTTTTCATAAAAGTGTAGATGTATCTGCTATTTCGCTTCATAAAATGTTAAGTGTGGCGAAAAAATTAGATGCAATTAATGATTGGGGAAGTGTGGTAGCCCTTAGCTACATTGCAGCACAGCGTACGTATCCTTTTTACAACGATATGGCAGAAGCAAAAGCGATGCTCGAATCCATTGCGCGCAGTTTCGGTTATCATTACGGAAAAGAGAAAAAAGTGCGTATCAATACGGTTTCTCAATCGCCTACAAAAACAACTGCTGGCAGCGGTATTAAAGGGTTTGAAGATTTTTACAATTTTGCAGATTCAGTTTCTCCGCTCGGAAACGCAAGTGCAGAAGCCTGTGCAGATTATTGCATTACCTTATTTTCTGATTTGACGAAAATGGTTACGATGCAAAATCTTTTTCACGATGGTGGCTATTCCAATACCGGAATCAGTGCAGAGGCAATGGAGAAATTTGCAAAATAA